CACAAATCCACCtgccccttttccttctcttcctggtaATCTATGTGGTCACAGTGTTGGGGAATCTGGGCATGATCACACTGATTGGGCTCAGTTCTCAcctgcacacccccatgtactattTCCTCAGTAACTTGTCTTTTATTGACCTCTGTCAGTCCACTGTCATTACCCCCAGAATGCTGGTGAACTTTGTGACAGAGAAGAACATCATCTCCTACCCTGAATGCATGACTCAGCtctacttctttcttctttttatcatttCAGAGGGTTACCTGTTGGCTGCAATGGCATATGATCGCTATGTTGCCATCTGTAGCCCCTTGCTGTATAATATTACCATGTCCCATCAGGCCTGTTTCTCCCTCCTTTGTGGAGCGTATATGATCGGACTGGTATGTGCATTCTCTCACACAGGCTGCATGCTTAGGGTTCATTTCTGCAAATTAGATGTGATCAACCATTATTTCTGTGATCTTCTGCCCCTCCTAAAGCTCTCCTGCTCTAGCACCTATGTCAATGAATTACTGGTTCTATGTTTTGGTGCACTTAACATCTTTGCCCCCATCCTGACCATCCTCAGCTCCTACATCTTCATCATCTCCAACATCCTCCACATTCGTTCCTTGGAGGGTAGGTCCAAAGCCTTCAGCACATGCAGCTCCCACATCTCAGTTGTCGCTACTTTGTATGGATCTGCAGCATTTATGTACCTGCAGCCATCATCTGTGAGCTCCATGGACCAAGGGAAAGTGTCCTCTGTGTTTTATACTATTGTTGTGCCCATGCTGAATCCCCTGATCTACAGCCTCAGGAATAAAGATGTTAATGTTGCACTGAAGAAAATGCTCAAGAGAATATTTTTGTGACCAGACATGAAATGAGCATGATATTTTAGATCTGGTCTTTGCTCATTACATTGCATGGATTTATGGTTCTGAGAGAGCCAATTCCTAGACAGGTTGATGAGAAGtctgggggtccccaaggagagaggagtctggaattctcaaggaggaggaaaggacaattttttttttcctttacattccTTAGTCctagtcacataaaacatttttatctttaagcctggaaccgataattacacaacaaacaactcagtttaaactctgtactaaggactatataacaacaatgtatcctgcttgaggacagtttctccttcctgacaaccttctggctaattctgttatcttaaaatataaattgtgggagtgggtctagtaaaattttcacaaacttgagacattcttttgattcattgtaataactaattaaaaggcatataactccattgctaacactagcaagggggcactccccatcccccttctgatatcTGTGTCAGAAGTGTTCTCTCTTTTATatgttaataaaactttattaccccaaagctctgagcgatcaagccttgtctctggcccctgattgaattcttctcctctggagaccaagaatcctggtgtctttCATGGTTCAGAAACAACCTTTCAGTTCTCTTACTTCGAAATCTTTACCAGAGCTTAAAATCTGAGTTAAGAACTCCTTCATGCTTTGTAACACTGCTCAAACCAGTATGCCTCCTACAATGCATTTATTGTTTTGGTTATGCAGTTGCCTGCTTATTGTTCAAAATGCACTGAACTGTAATGTTCATAAAGGTCATCCCCATGCATGTATTTTACTGCCATATCTGCAGGACCTAAGATAGTTTATGGCACTAGAAAGACCttgataattttcttatttctttttaaaaagtatttaggttgatggggtcgcaaagagtcagacatgactgagtgactgaactgaactgaactgatgtgaagtCATATATCTCTCATACTATCTTTACCCATTACTTTCTCCAAATATCTACACAtcacttttaaatgttaaaatcaattaaatttaTACCTGAAGAGTTCTTCAAAGGTCTGCAATAAAACTGATGGCATCCTAAATTATTTCTatacaaaaatttagaaaaatgaaaagtagcTGCTATATCAAACCCCAGTGCAGGTAGTAGTATACCTTATGAGCACCTGATTTCTTAAGTCATTTGATAAAGTTAACAATCCAATATCCTCAAAACAAAAACTCTTGGTTTTCAATCATGCAGCCTAcatgtgttaaaaaataatatgtatgtttGATATCTGATGGGTCAACACAGCAAATCAGAGGTACATTGGTATTTGTAACTTGAATACTCCAGTCTAGAGTACCATGGTTTCCAATACCCAGACTAGAAAAGAACATCACCTATACTGACATTGAGAAAATTCTTAGCATGTAGAATTTTAtcacatataaattaaaattcaataaatttgATTTCAAGATAAAGTATGATGACCTATATTGCTGCAGTCAGAATTGTGGATCTTCCTAGATTGCCACGTTGAACCAgaacatgaatttttttattcCTCTATATATTAAGCAATCAACATTTAGTAAACTTTTTCACAGTAAGCGACAGATCTCTATATTATTCctcaatatttcttttacttaTAGAGTTAGATAAAGTCATCAACTTATTATACTTGTTTGGAACTTTTCATGTGGTTATGACAGTAAACAGTTGAAACCTTCCTGCAGCCTACATGTTAAAATGTTTCAAGTATTACTGTTTTATAAATACATCATGGCATCTAAATACAGTTAATAGAggtcaatgagaaaataaaatcattcaaatattgcacacaaagttttttttctgtttttttttttttttaatttatcttatgTGAAATCGCTTTAGAAAATTCCTTTAATGCATGTCTtaaaatttcctaaaattttgaATTCTTACATAGCTTGACATGAAGTTCACTGGAGCTCTAATAAAATCTCTCACATTTTTGTTTCCAAGCTATAATCtaacaaaaatgataaattacAACTATATGGCACAATTAAACACTTGAGAGTCAATGGGAGAAAAAGGACTTGCTAATTGTAACTTTTCCCAAGAGCTGATACTTGTGGGATATGATCCTAATGGGAGATCATTAGCATTACTTGTTCCTCATCTTTTGTTAGCATCAATACTCGGAGTATAAATCACAGTTCATATCAGGCAACCATTGCAGAGGGCCATCAACTTCAACCAGTGATTCAAAGTTATTACAGCAGAGTCTTCTAGGTTACGGCCCTACAACAACAAGAAATCCTGCAATGTCAGTACTCAGAACTATCCACCAGCATCACCAGAACCATTTTTCCCTTCACAGAAATAGAGGAGAAGAATACATGGCACTGATGTTTTGGGAAGCAAGAGGGATGTATCTGAATCCCAGTCCTGGACTTTAAAAAGTTGGATCTCCTGTTCTAGCTCCCTCACAGTGCACTAATAGATGAGAGTAGCTATTTTTCTGTCTCCATCTGTCCTCACTCTAATATCCACACTTCCTGAGGAGCAAAGGTTCCTTTATCATCTCTCTGTCCCCACTGGATAAAAGTATGGCCAGTATTTCTTTACTCACTTCAACTCAGGCAGTGTGAGAGCTTTGTTCACTTGTGTTGGAGTCTATGTTAACTTATTACTACActcttttcaataatttcatttaaaaagtcataCTTATTGATACTTGTATGTAAGGCATTGTGCCGAACACTGTACTGAGTTTACCATCTGTTACAGAAGAAAATTCATAGCTATCTCATAATAATTGATACAGAAACAAGCATGTGCAAAATGTAAACTTGAGAAAGGTATTCCTGAGCATATAGTTAACTGGGGTTTCCATTATTAAAGCCTTAACTTAAGGACCCTAACTATTGAATAAATTTCATCAGATACCCTGGGAATGTGTGAAGGACAGATAAAGAAATATAATGAGTCATAGAAGAGATTCTAACAAATGCTCTTGTGCAATAGTTAAATCCTATGATACCTGGTgggacataaaaataaaagattttgttGTTGGGTGATATAAATCATTGAATGACAGAAATTTTTCAAGCTTTATTTGGGTCTTAGGAAATATTGATATTTAGaaagttaatatttaataaaaatttcaaatttctgtATCATTGTATGCATTTAGGTAGAAAGgaggaacaagaaaatgtcttaagaaaaaataaaataaaataaaaattccagccATCATAGCAGAAATGAAAGTGCCACTGAGACAAAAGATATAATGGATAGAAACTCAATAGGTTA
The nucleotide sequence above comes from Cervus canadensis isolate Bull #8, Minnesota chromosome 29, ASM1932006v1, whole genome shotgun sequence. Encoded proteins:
- the LOC122431030 gene encoding olfactory receptor 8G1-like, whose amino-acid sequence is MAAENHSSVTEFILAGLTEHPQIHLPLFLLFLVIYVVTVLGNLGMITLIGLSSHLHTPMYYFLSNLSFIDLCQSTVITPRMLVNFVTEKNIISYPECMTQLYFFLLFIISEGYLLAAMAYDRYVAICSPLLYNITMSHQACFSLLCGAYMIGLVCAFSHTGCMLRVHFCKLDVINHYFCDLLPLLKLSCSSTYVNELLVLCFGALNIFAPILTILSSYIFIISNILHIRSLEGRSKAFSTCSSHISVVATLYGSAAFMYLQPSSVSSMDQGKVSSVFYTIVVPMLNPLIYSLRNKDVNVALKKMLKRIFL